One segment of Panicum virgatum strain AP13 chromosome 1K, P.virgatum_v5, whole genome shotgun sequence DNA contains the following:
- the LOC120707186 gene encoding BTB/POZ domain-containing protein At1g67900-like codes for MKFMKLGTRPDTFFTSESVRSVCTEVATDLQILVDGCVYHLHKFPLLSKCMLLQALCADSGDSGDSGGDAVELPGFPGGAEAFEACTKFCYGITITVSARNLVPLRCAAAHLGMSEAADRGNLAAKLDAFLASCLLRRWKDALGVLSSTRHYAPLCEDLGLTSRCVDAVAALIINPDTAPPARSTSASPWWAHDIAELGVDLFWRIMVSVKATGAVHEKTVGDALKAYARRWLPNVSKDGLSADQPFDNDAGGGADVKQVATRHRLLLEKIVSLLPAERDAVSCGFLLKLLKAANILSASAASKAELVRRAAWQLEEASVADLLVPSLSCVSETLYDVDAVAAILDEFALRYAAAAPAHPPAMALSGSPDDSPAHSGGHRRSRSAESVSFDGTRRSLSAAPVSQGALARVGKLVDGFLIEVAKDPNMPLDKLLAIAEAVPDSARPEHDGLYKVVDTYLKAHPEMSKSARKRLCRVLNCRKLSEKASAHAAQNELLPLRVVVQVLFFEHARAAALASGGHAAADLPSNIRALLSKTSGSSEDDEADRVDEQRLRALADGASPGDDWSVEGLRRAASKIATLRMKLAEEDEDPDADEFARKAGLGRSASLRFRASLRVRAFCAIPAGKPKRMLSKLWPLGRSGGSH; via the exons ATGAAGTTTATGAAACTTGGCACCCGGCCGGACACCTTCTTCACCTCCGAGTCCGTGAG GTCTGTCTGCACGGAGGTGGCCACCGACCTGCAGATCCTGGTGGATGGCTGCGTCTATCATCTCCACAAG TTTCCTCTGCTCTCGAAATGCATGCTCCTGCAAGCGCTCTGCGCCGATTCCGGCGACagcggcgacagcggcggcgacgccgtcgAGCTCCCGGGATTCCCGGGCGGCGCCGAGGCGTTCGAGGCCTGCACCAAGTTCTGCTACGGCATCACCATCACGGTGAGCGCGCGGAACCTCGTGCCGCtgcggtgcgcggcggcgcacctcGGCATGTCCGAGGCCGCCGACCGGGGCAACCTCGCCGCCAAGCTCGACGCGTTCCTCGCCTcgtgcctcctccgccgctggAAGGACGCGCTCGGCGTGCTCAGCTCCACGCGCCACTACGCCCCGCTCTGCGAGGACCTCGGCCTCACGTCCCGCTGCGTCGACGCCGTGGCCGCCCTCATCATCAACCCGGACACCGCCCCGCCGGCCAGGTCGACGTCGGCGTCGCCGTGGTGGGCGCACGACATCGCCGAGCTCGGCGTCGACCTCTTCTGGCGCATCATGGTGTCCGTTAAGGCCACCGGCGCCGTCCACGAGAAGACCGTCGGCGACGCGCTCAAGGCGTACGCGCGCCGCTGGCTGCCGAACGTCTCCAAGGACGGGCTCTCCGCGGACCAGCCGTTCGAcaacgacgccggcggcggcgcggacgtgAAGCAGGTCGCCACGCggcaccgcctcctcctcgagaAGATCGTGAGCCTGCTCCCGGCGGAGAGGGACGCCGTCTCCTGCGGCTTCCTGCTCAAGCTCCTCAAGGCGGCCAACATCCTGAGCGCTTCCGCCGCGTCCAAGGCGGAGCTggtgcggcgggcggcgtggcagctCGAGGAGGCCAGCGTCGCGGACCTGCTTGTCCCGTCGCTGTCCTGCGTCAGCGAGACGCTCTACGACGTGGACGCCGTGGCGGCCATCCTCGACGAGTTCGCGCTGCGgtacgcggccgccgcgccggcgcaccCGCCGGCGATGGCCCTGTCCGGGAGCCCCGACGACAGCCCGGCGCACTCGGGCGGGCACCGGCGGTCGCGTTCGGCGGAGAGCGTGAGCTTCGACGGCACGCGACGGTCCTTGTCGGCCGCGCCCGTGTCGCAGGGCGCGCTGGCGCGGGTGGGCAAGTTGGTGGACGGCTTCCTGATTGAGGTGGCCAAGGACCCCAACATGCCGCTGGACAAGCTGCTCGCCATTGCCGAGGCCGTGCCGGACAGCGCCCGGCCGGAGCACGATGGCCTCTACAAAGTCGTCGACACATACCTCAAG GCGCATCCGGAGATGAGCAAAAGCGCCCGAAAGCGGCTGTGCCGGGTGCTCAACTGCCGGAAGCTGTCGGAGAAGGCGTCCGCGCACGCGGCGCAGAACGAGCTCCTCCCGCTGCGCGTGGTCGTGCAGGTTCTCTTCTTCGagcacgcgcgcgccgcggcgctggCTTCGGGCGggcacgccgccgcggacctGCCCAGCAACATCCGGGCGCTGCTGTCCAAGACGTCCGGGTCGTCGGAGGACGACGAGGCCGACCGCGTCGACGAGCAGCGGCTCCGCGCGCTGGCCGACGGCGCGTCCCCGGGCGACGACTGGAGCGTGGAGGGCCTCCGCCGCGCGGCGTCCAAGATCGCCACTCTGCGGATGAAGCtggccgaggaggacgaggacccCGACGCCGACGAGTTCGCCCGGAAGGCTGGGCTGGGGCGCAGCGCGTCGCTGCGGTTCAGGGCGTCGCTGCGGGTCAGGGCGTTCTGCGCCATCCCCGCCGGGAAGCCGAAGCGGATGCTCAGCAAGCTGTGGCCGCTCggcaggagcggcggcagcCATTAG